The DNA region GCCAGGCAGGTGATGGTCTCCATGGCCCCGGCGCCGTCGCCGAGCGGGACCCGGCCAAACGCATCGGCCAGGGGATCCAACCGGTGAAGGCCGCCCCGGGTGCCCACCCAGATTTCCCCTCGGCTGGTCTCCAGGAAGCAATCCTTCGTGGTCACTTCCGAGTGGGCGAGTGAACGGGGGTCCCGCGGGTCGTGCCGAAAGGAGAGAAACTTGCCCGACAGGGGGTCGAACCGGTGGAGAAGACCGCTTCGGGAGAAAAGCCAGATTCTCCCCCGCCGGTCCTCGAAGATCCGCAGGATGCGGAAGTCGTCGGTGTTGGGGAAGTCGAGGGGGTGGAGCCTGAACGTCCCGCTGCGCCGGTCAAGCCGCTCCAGCCCCCGCTCGTTGAAGACCCAGATGGCGCTGTCGGCCCCCTCGGCCACGGCGTAGATGGAGCGTCCCCGGATTCCGTTCCGGAGAGAGGGATCGGGCTTGAAGGTGACGAAGCGGTAGCCGTCGTAACGCACGAGGCCGTTCTGCGTGGCGATCCAGAGGAAGCCGAGCCGGTCCTGGCACAGGTCCCAGGCGCTGTTCTCCGGGAGACCGTCATCGACGGAGAGATTCCGGAACAGGGGCACTCCGAAGCCGCCCGCGGCGGGGCACACGGCGAAGAAAACGCCGGCGAGCGCCATGAAAGCCAGTGGAAACCGGCAACGCAAACGGGGCATCGGCCACCTGTCCCGGGCATCGGATCGTAAGGTATCCCGTCTCGGTCGCCCGCCTTCAATCCCGCCCGTCCATGAGATCGAGAAGCCGGTCACGATCCTCCAGGACGATGGTTGTGCGTGAAGCCATGGCTCCCTCGACCGGCTATCATATCACAGTCGGGCTATGAATTGATGACTCCCTTTACAATCTTGTTGTAATCGGACAAAATTCCCAGTCGCGCGATACGCTTTCCCCTTGAAATGCTCCCGAGCGGGCGCGTATGCTTTCGCTTGTTCTCCGGGGAGGGGGACGGTTGCGCCGACCGGCGGACCGTGAAGGAAAACAAAAGGGGTTTGCCGTCGATCCGTGCCCACCGCCCGCCCATCTCCGGCACTTTCACTGGACTCACTGCTGGAGGGATCATCATGCGAAAAAGTCTGGTCGTTCTCGCCCTGGCCGCCCTCTGCACGGCCCTGCCCGCCAAGGTCGAGATGGGCAAGTGGGCGGTCTTCACCCCGAACGAGCTGTCCATGACGGACACCCACGTGGCGCCCGGCGCCAAGGCGATCTTCCTGTTCCGGCACGCCGAGGTGATCGGGGGGGTTTACAGCTACCACGCCGCCATCAAGGTGCTCAACGACGCCGGGCGGGACTGCGCCAACTTCCAGGTCCCGGAGAACACCCGCAAGATCCTGGCCCGGACGGTTCGCCCCGACGGCACGTCGGTGGAGCTGCAGAAGGACGACATCATGAAGAAGGTGGTGGCCAAGAAGAAGGGGAACAAGAGCCAGATGAAGGTGTTCGCCCTCCCCGACGTCTCGGCCGGCTCCATCGTGGAGGTTTTCCTCCAGGCGCCGCTGGAGCAGATCCAGATGGTGGTTTTCAGCTGGCCCTTCCAGGAGGACCAGCTGGCGAGCCTGGATTCCTGGATCGAGTTCGACCAGGGCGACGTCAGGCTCTACAACAATTTCGTGGTGGACACCTACCGGCAGGCGTCCACCCGGCGGACCGAGGAGAGCGGCGGGCGAATCCGTTACTCGGCCGTCAACGTCCCGCCCGAGCCCGAGGACGACTTCCTCCCGCCCGGGGAGGAGTTGAGAGTTTACTTCTTCCGTTACTATGCTTTCCAGCAGGTCGAAAACGCCTCCTCCCTGGACCTCAAGACCCGCGAGGGCCAGGCCCGGTACATCGAGCTGTTCTGGAACCAGTTCGGGAAAGAGCTGGGTAAGAGAACCTACGAGTTCATCAAGTCCAAGGAGGCGGTGAACAAGCTGCGGGACACCATCCTGGGCGGACAGCCCGCCGGGGAGGACGCGGCCCGGAAGATCTACGACTACGTCGTCCGAAACTTCAAGAACACGAGCTTTTTGCGGGAAGGTGAAGAGGAGCGGGCCGCGAAGGAGAAGAGCAAGGAGAAGGTGAAGAGGAGCGGGCCGCGAAGGAGAAGAGCAAGGAGAAGGAGAAGGCGAACAAGAAGGTGGACGACGTCATCAAGAACGGCGAGGGCGACCGGGGAGACATCATGCTGCTCTGCACCGCGCTCCTCCGCTCCGCCAACCTGGACGCTCACCCGGCCTGGGCCTGCGGGCGCGACGACACCTACTTCCGGCGGGAGATCCTGCTCAACCAGTTCGACGAGCCGCTGGTGGCCGTCAAGGACGCGGGCGGCTGGAGCTACCTGGACCCCTCCACCCCGTACTGCAACTACGGGCAGGTGGCGTGGTACAAGCAGGACACCGACGTCATCGTCCTCTCCCCCGAGAGCGCCGAGATCCTGCTGGCCCCCCCGGGAAAAGCCGAGCAGAACCGGGTGGTTCGCACCCTCGAGGGCACCTTCGAGGGGCGGGCCTTCAAGGGAAAGCTCCGGCTCGACTACTTTGGAAACCCCGACTTCATGACCCGGAACTACTGGGACGACGAGACGGAGGAGGAGCGCCGCACCTTTGTCAAGGAATACCTCGAAAAGGACTTCGAGAAGGTTGAGCTGACGGCCTACGCGTTCCTGAACCTCCGCGACCCCCAGGCCCCCCTCTCCATCACCGCCGAGTTCACCGTGCCCGACTGCCTGGCCGAGACCCGGACACGCTACCTGCTCAAGCCTTCCCTCCTGGGGAAAAACCAGACGGACTACTTCAAGACCGACACCCGCCGCTTCCCGGTCTGCATGTCCTACCCCTACCTCGTCGAGGACACCCTTTCCTTCACCTTGCCGACGGGGGTCACCAGTGACCAGCTCCCCAACCCCGTCAATTTCGACAACCCCGTGGGGAGCTACTCCCTGAAAACGTCGATGGAGGGCGAAACGCTCAAGCTCCAGCGCCAGTTCCGCTGCAAGGGGGCCTTCTACGAAGCGACGCACTACGGCCTGGTGAAGGGGTTTTACCAGGCCGCCCGCAAAGGGGACGAGACCACTGTCGTCCTGAAGCGGCCGGAGTGAGCCATGAAGGCACGCACCCGACACCTCGCCGCCTCGTTGCTCGTCGCCCTGGCGGCCCTGGCCCCCGCCGGGCTGAGGGCCGAGGACAAGCTCCCCGAGTGGGCCGTTCCCCTCGCCGCCGAGAGCGTCTCGGGATACGACCCCGTCAAGCACGACGCCGTCTGCCTGATGGACTATTCCGAAGCCGTGTTCGACGACCAGGGCGTGATGACCCGGACCGTCCGTGAAGCGTTCCGCATCCTGTCGGCAGAGGGGGAGCGGCATGGCGTCCGTGCCCTGTCCGCGGGGCCGAACCTCAAGATCCGGGAATTCCGGGGCTGGGTGCAGGAACCCAACGGCAAGGTGGCCCAGGTCAAGATGAAGGACACCACCGAAACCCAACTCCTGGAGAGCAGCCTGTTCACCGAGTACAAGAAGCGGGTCGCCTCCCTGCCGAACGTGGGGAAAGGCGCGTTCGTCTGCTTCGAGTACGAGACGGAGCAGCGGGACTACCCGCCTTTCCTGCGCTGGTCGTTCCAGGGCGACATCCCCACGCGCCACTCCGAGCTCGTCGTCCGGGTCCCCCCCGGGGCGGAATTGACCTGGAAAGCTTACAACATCAAGGATTTTCAACCCATCTCCGCCGCGGGGACCTGGGTCTTCCGCCGAAAGGACGTCGCGGCCCTCCCCACGGACGAACCCTGCCTCCCGCCCCGGCGGGATGTCGCCGAACAGGTGGCCGTCCGACTCCACCTCCGGCCGGGCTTCGCGGCGAAGACCTGGGCGGAGGCCGCGGACTGGTATCGCGGGCTCACGTCGGCCCGGTGGCCCGTCCCGGCGTCCGTGAACGCCCTGGCGGACGAAATCTGCGAGGGGGCGGCGGACGACCCCGAGAAGGTCCGACGCCTCTGCGCCTGGGTGCAGTCCCAGGTGCGCTACGTTTCCGTCCACATCGGGCTCAGCGGCATGATCCCCACCCCCTCCGAGGAGGTCTGCACGTCGAAGTTCGGGGACTGCAAGGGAAAGTCTTTTCTGCTGATGCACCTGCTCCGGAGCCGGGGCATCCCGGCCTGGCCCGTGCTGTGCAGCTCCCGCGGGGACGGACGGCCGGACCCCGACTTCGCGTCGCTTTCCGATTTCAACCACTGCATCGTCGCCCTCAAACCGGCGGACGGGGCAACCCGCTTCTTCGACCCCACCTGCGAAACGGCGGGATGGCCCGCGTTGCCGCCCGGGATGCGCCAGGCGAAAGGCCTGCTGGTCAGGGAACAGGGCGGGGAACTGGTGACCATCGACGCGCCGGACCTCGAGCTGAGCGCGGAGGTGAAGGTGGACGTCACCCTGGCGGTTTCCGGGTTCATCACCGCCAAGGTGGTGGAGACGTACCGTAACGGGATCATGGGCGGCCTGAGGCAGGACTACCGGGAGATCACCGAGCTGGAACGGCGGAAGAAGTGGCAGGGCTGGCTCTCCCAGCGGATTCCCGACGTCAGGCTCACCGCCCTGGAGTGGAAGAACCTCTTCGACCCCGAAAAGGACCTGGTGATCGCCTACACCGTGGAGTCCAACGGGGTCCTTCGCCCCACGGGGAGCCTGTGGCTGTTCCAGCCCTTCTTCGTCATCGACGTCGGGAAACCGGTCCTGACCAAGCCGGAGCGACAGGTGCCCGTGGACCTCGGGGGGAGTGCCCTGGTCTCCGTCCAGGAGGTCACGATCCGTTACCCCGAGGGCTGGAAGGTGGAGGAAAACCTGGAGGCCCTCCGGAAGGAGACCGATTTCGGGTGTTTCTCCGTGGCCGTGGAGGAGGCGCCCAACCGGCTGGTCGTGCGGAAGAGGTACCAGGTCAAGGGGACGACGCTGCCCGTCGAGCGGTACCCGGACGCCCGGGACTTCTTCAAGGCCGTCCAGCGGGCGGAGCAGCAGGAGATCCTCTTCATGGCGAAGTGACGGCGGCCCCCGCCAGGGGCCAGGGGAAGGAGTGAGCATCCGGCGAGGGGGTGCATGGCCGCTTTGCAGGTCGTCAGACTGGTCCGACAAGTCCGACAAGTCTGACAGGTCCGACAGGTCCGACAGAGTGCTGCTCACCCCCCCGTCTCGCGGAGATAGCCCTGGATCAACTCGACGAAGACCGGGCCGTAGCGGCGCAGCTTGAACGCCCCCACCCCGGGGGTGCGGCCGAAGGCGTCCAGGGTCGCGGGGCGGCGGGCGGCCATCTGCTTGAGGGCGGCGTCGCCGAAGATGATGAACGGGGCGACGTTTTCCTCCTCCGCCAGCTGCCGGCGCAGTTTCCGCAACAATTGAAACAGGACCTCGTCCGGCTCGGCCCCGGCTCCCGCCCAGACCCCCGCCTCGACCGCCGCCTCCGCCCTGCCCCGCTTCTTTGCGGCGCCCGGGGCCGGGGGCTCGAGCACCTCGGCGGGGAGCGTCAGCTCGAGCGCCACCGTTCCCCGCATCACCGGCCGGGCCGCGGGCGTGAGAAGCAGGGCCGAGAAGCGCTCCAGGTCGACCTCGAGGTACCCCAGGTGAACCAGTTGCCGGACCAGGCTCTTCCAGGCCTCGCCGGGTCGGTCCTTCCCGATCCCGTAGGTGGACAGGCGCTGGTGGCCGAAGTCGCGAATTTTTTTCGTGTCGGCGCCGCGGAGGACGTCCACGACGTGGTTGACGCCGAAGCGCTGCCCCGTGCGCCAGACGCACGAGAGGATCTTCTGGGCGTCCACGGTGGCGTCGTAACGCCGCGGTGGGCTGGAGCAGACGTCGCAGTTGCCGCAGTCGGCGTCCCGGGCCTCGCCGAAGTAGGCCAGGAGGGCCCGCCGGCGGCAGGTGGCGGACGACGCCAGGCCCGCCATGGCGTTCAGCTTGTGCAGCTCGATGCGGACGCGCTCCGGGTTCTCCCCCTTCTCGATGAGCCCCTTCACCGCCATCAGGTCGCCCGGCGAGTAGAGCAGCAGCGCCTCGGCGGGGAGGCCGTCCCGCCCCGCGCGCCCCGTTTCCTGGTAATACCCTTCCACGTTCTTCGGCAGGTCGTAGTGGACCACGAAGCGGACGTTGGACTTGTCGATCCCCATGCCGAAGGCGATGGTGGCCGCCACCACCCGCACCCGGTCGCGGGAGAAGTCCTCCTGGACCTGGCGCCGGACCCCGTCGGCCAACCCGGCGTGGTAGGCGGAGGCGCTCACCCCGTGTCCGCGGAGCTTTGCCGCCACCTCCTCCGTGCGCTTGCGGCTGAGGCAGTAGACGATGCCCGCGTCGTACGGGCGAGCGGCCAGGAACTTGACCAACTGCTGGAACGGGGAGTGCTTCGCCTCCACCGCGTAGCGGATGTTGGGCCGGTCGAAGCTGGCGAGGACATTGAGGGCATCCTCCAGGCCGAGCTTGCGGACGATGTCGTCCCGGGTCTGCCGGTCGGCGCTGGCAGTCAGGGCGGCGAGGGGGACGCCGGGGAAAAGATCCCGCAAGCGGGATAGCGCAAGGTATTCCGGGCGGAAGTCATGACCCCACATGGAAATGCAGTGGGCCTCGTCCACGGCGAAGAGCGCGAGGGGCAGGTCCCGCAGGCGCTCCAGGAAGGCGTCGGTCAGCAACCGCTCGGGGGCGATGTAGAGCAGGTCCAGTTCGCCGGCGTGGAGGCGGGCCAGGGTTCGCCGGGCCTCGCGCTCCCCCAGGGCCGAGTTGTAGGCGGCGGCCCGGACGCCGTTGGCTCGCAGGGCGTCCACCTGGTCCTTCATCAGGGAGATCAGGGGGGAGACCACCACGCCCGTCCCCGGCCGGACCAGCGCCGGGACCTGGTAGCACAGGGACTTCCCGCCGCCCGTGGGCATCACCACGAAGGCGTCGCGACCCGCCACCAGCGCGTCCACCACCTCCTCCTGGTGCGGCAGGAACGCGGAAAACCCGAAAACCTCCAGCAACACCTCCCGGGCGGTCATGGAGTTCTTCGAAGCCTGTAGGCTGTGGGCTGTAGGCTGTAGGTCCAGACCAGAACCCAACGGGGGCGAATCGATTTCGGTATCGCAATCGCAGCCTTTTCCGTGGTTGTCAAAGCCGTTCTCCTCGAGATCCTCGTGCTGTGATGACTCCTGCCTTCCTCTGTCGGGCCGCTCCGGACCGTCGGAAACCCCGTGAATTCAGTCTTTCTTCGGCTGTTCGGACCTCGAATATGTCTGATCATTAGTGTGAATTAGTGAGATTAGTGGTTGAACACACTCTCCCGATCGCGGCGACCAGGGCGGGGAGGTCCGCCAGGGAGGCGAGGCGGTGGAAGGGCTTCCCCTCCAGCTCGCTCTCGGTGACCTTCTCGTGCTCCCAGCAGAGGGGGTACTCGACGTGGGCGGCCTGACCGCCGATGGCCAGCACCGGGAGAACGTCGGATTTGAGGGAGTTCCCCACCATAAGGAAGCGGCCGGGGGCGATCCCGTAGCGCTCCAGGACGTCCCGGTAGGCCTCGGGCGTTTTCGCCGTCAGGATCTCGATGCCCCGGAAGAACCGGCTCAGGCCCGACCGGGCGATCTTGGACTCCTGGTCGAAGAGGTCCCCCTTGGTGACGAGGAGAAGGGGGTACGACTCGTGTAGGGTCTCCACCGTCTCCCGGGCGTGTTCCAGGAGTTCCACCGGGGCGCGCATCATGGCCCGCCCGAACTCGAGGACCTCCCGGACCTGGGCTGCCGGGATCCGGCCTTCCGTCAGTTCGATGGCCGTCTCGATCATGGAGAGGGTGAAGCCCTTGATGCCGTAGCCGAAGTCCTTGAGGTTGCGCATCTCGGTGGCGAAGAGCTTGCGCTCGATCTCCGTCGGGGGGTGGTACGCCGACAGGAGCGTGACGTACCGTTCCTGGGTGAGGTGGAAGAGGGTTTCGTTGTGCCAGAGGGTGTCGTCGGCGTCGAAGCCGATCCATTCGATCACGGGTCACCTCGCCGCGGAATCGGGGGCGTAGCCGGCCTCCAGGCGCTCCATGAGCCGGGCGTGGACGGCGTCGTCCAGGAAGGCCGCGTCCAGGGCGTTCCGGTTGCACAGGTAGAACTCGGGCAGGCCCCAGCCGAAGGCGTCCCGGAGCCGCTCGTACTCGCCCGTCAGGGTGACGTCGGTCAGGGTTCGGCTGTCGGTGTTGATTCCCACCGAAACCCCGGCCCGGAAGAGCCGGTCCACCGGGTGGGCGGCGTGGGAGGGGAAGAGTCCGATCTGGACGTTGCAGGACGGACAGACTTCCAGGTGGACGCGGTGCGCGGCCAACTCCCCCACCAGCGCCGGGTCCTCCACGCTCCGGACGCCGTGGCCGAGGCGCATCGGCCGCAGCTGCGTCAGGGTCTCCCGGACGCTCTCGGCTCCGCGGGCCTCCCCGGCGTGGGCGGTCCGGGCAATCCCCCGCTCCCGGGCGAAGGAGAAGGCCGCCACGTGCTCTCGCAGGGGGAAACCGGCCTCGTCGGCGGCCAGGTCCAGGGCCGCCACGGCGGTCCCGCGGAAGCGTTCCGCGAGGCGGGCGGTCTCCAGGCCCTGCGCTTCCGAGTAGTGGCGGAGGGTGCAGAGGATGACCCGCGCCTCCACGCCGGTTTCCAGGGTGCAGCGCTCCACGGCTGCCGCCACCGTGGCGACGACGACGTCCGCCGCCAGGCCCTTTCGGAGGTGAAGCAGGGGGGCGAAGCGGACCTCGGCGTAGAGGACGCGGTCGGCGACAAACTGCCCGAACAGGTCCTCCACGGCGACCCGCAGGCCTTCCTCGGTCTGCAACAGGGCGAGGCTGCGGTCGATGTGCCGGAGGAAGGCCGCCAGGTCGATGCAGCGCGCCGGCCCGACAAAGTCCCGCCGGTAGGCCTCGCGGGTGGTCCCGGGCGCCAGCCGCGCCACGGCGTCGTAGCTCAGGCAGCAGTCCAGGTGGACGTGCAGTTCCACCTTCGGCAGCGCCGCGATCGCCTCGCGGGACAAGGCGGGTGCAGGGTTGTTCACGGAAGTGGAAACAGTCATGGCGCCCCTCCGAGAAGAACGTTGATACCGTGAAAATGCCCCGATGTCAAGGCGGCTCTTTGTGCCCGGCTCCGTGCCCCTGTGAGAGCTTTTCCGGAAATGCTCTCACGGAGGCGCAGAGGCACGACGAAGTTGCCCATTCCTGGGCTCTTTCTTGGCGAGGCTTGGCGTCTCAACGACTTGGCGTGAGACGGGAACCGTCACTCTGTTGTTTTCGCGCAGCCGGATCCGAACCGTCGCCGGGGAAAATCCCGATTGACGGTCTCCCGGTTTCAGGGGAAAATTGTTACGGGATCAGGGGGAATCGGACCGGGGCGGTGGGGATAGGCGGATCAAGGCCGTCTGCCCGCCATCGTGCGAGGGCGCATGGGCGAAAAGCCGAACCAGCCGGGCAATGGTGCTCCTGAAGACAAGCGCTTCCGGAAACTGAAACTGGGCGCCTTCGTCGCCGTCCTTTACGCCTACTGCGCCGCGGGGCCATTCGGCTTCGAGGAGATGGTCTCCACCTCGGGCCCGGGGATGACCCTCCTCTTCCTGATGGTCGTCCCCTGGCTCTTCAGCCTGCCCATGTCCCTGGCCGCCTCGGAACTGGCCACGGCCATGCCGGTGGAGGGCGGTTTCTACCGCTGGACGCGGGCGGCCTTCGGCGATTTCGCCGGCTTCCTCTGCGGGTTCTGGAACTGGTGCGGAACCTTCCTCATGAACGCGGCCTACGCCGTGCTCCTGGCCGACTACACGGCCCAGGTCTACCCCCAGGTGGCCCACGGGTGGGCCCACTGGCTGGCGGCGCTCTTCTTCCTCCTGCTGGTGGCCTGGGTCAACGTGCGCGGCATCGAGGTGGTGGGGCAGTTGTCGGTAATGCTGCTCGTCGTGGTCCTCGTGCCGGTGGCCGTCTTCACCGTCCTGGGGTTCACGCGCACCGCCGTCAATCCCTTCGTGCCGCTCGTCCCGCCGGGGAAGCCCTGGGGCGAGGTCTACGGCGTGGGGCTCGCCCTCGGCCTGTGGCTCTACTCCGGCTACGAACAGCTCTCCACCATCATCGAGGAGGTCGACCGGCCCGAACGCAACTTCCCGCGGGGCCTGGCCATCATGGTGCCGCTGGCCATGGTCACCTTCCTGCTGCCCACCATGGCCGCCATCGGCGCCGGAGCGGACTGGGCGCAGTGGCGGACCGGCCACATGGTCACGGCGGCCCGCACCGTGGGGGGCGAAACCCTGGCGCTGCTGATGTTCGGGGCCGCCATGCTCTCCGTCCTCCTGGGCCTGCAGAGCACCCTGCTCTCCTCGACCCGCCTCCCCTTCACCCTGGCGGAGGACGGCTACTTTCACCCCTCCTTCGCCCGCCTGGACGAGCGCTACCGGACCCCGGTGCAGGCCATCGTCCTGACCACCCTCTTCTGCGCGGCCCTCGCCGCCTTCCGGGTCGAAGAACTCGTGGCGACGTACATGTGGCTGCGGGTCTCCACCTCCACCCTGACGCTGCTCTCCCTGTGGCGGCTCCGGTTGACCCGGCCGGACCTTCACCGCGGGTTCACCGTCCCCGGCGGGCGCCCCGGGCTCGCGGCGGTGGTGGGCGTGCCCCTCCTGCTCTTCCTGTGGATGCTCATCCACTGCGGGCCGGACGCCCGTCTGTGGGGCCCGGCCTGCCTCAGCCTCGGCGTCGCCGCCTACCCCCTCTTCGGCCGCCGCCGCGGGAGCGCGTCCGCGTGAAGGCCCCCTCCCGCGAAAGGCAGGCAACCTCGTCGGGACGGAACACGACCCACGCTCTCTCGTCCCGCATCCGGCCACGGACTCGAGCGGTCGCCTCCCGATTGCTTGCTCATTTTGCCCAGGATCTCACAAAGAGGACCGGCGGTCTCAACCTCACGCAATGACGCCAGGACGCCAAGCCCCGCAAAGGGTCACGACAGAGATTTTAGCCGGCGGGTGTTCCCCCGGAGGTGCTCCTCCTGGTTACAGACCGCTCCGTGACCCGTGCGCCCCGGATGCGGCGCCGGAAAACCGCGGGCCGCCGGGTCACGGTCGTCCCGTTCACCGGGGCTTCGCCCTGCAACAGCGGCCTCGGCAGGCAACCAAAATCGACAACCGGTGGGTCAGAACGCAGGCGCTGGGCAACGGCCCGATACCGGTTGCAATTGCGAAAGCGACTGCGATTGCGATTGCGACTGCGATTGCGAAAGCGACTGCGATTGCGACTGCGATTGCGATTGCGATTGCGATTGCGATACCGATACCGATACCGA from Acidobacteriota bacterium includes:
- the add gene encoding adenosine deaminase; translated protein: MTVSTSVNNPAPALSREAIAALPKVELHVHLDCCLSYDAVARLAPGTTREAYRRDFVGPARCIDLAAFLRHIDRSLALLQTEEGLRVAVEDLFGQFVADRVLYAEVRFAPLLHLRKGLAADVVVATVAAAVERCTLETGVEARVILCTLRHYSEAQGLETARLAERFRGTAVAALDLAADEAGFPLREHVAAFSFARERGIARTAHAGEARGAESVRETLTQLRPMRLGHGVRSVEDPALVGELAAHRVHLEVCPSCNVQIGLFPSHAAHPVDRLFRAGVSVGINTDSRTLTDVTLTGEYERLRDAFGWGLPEFYLCNRNALDAAFLDDAVHARLMERLEAGYAPDSAAR
- a CDS encoding DUF3857 domain-containing protein, with the translated sequence MRKSLVVLALAALCTALPAKVEMGKWAVFTPNELSMTDTHVAPGAKAIFLFRHAEVIGGVYSYHAAIKVLNDAGRDCANFQVPENTRKILARTVRPDGTSVELQKDDIMKKVVAKKKGNKSQMKVFALPDVSAGSIVEVFLQAPLEQIQMVVFSWPFQEDQLASLDSWIEFDQGDVRLYNNFVVDTYRQASTRRTEESGGRIRYSAVNVPPEPEDDFLPPGEELRVYFFRYYAFQQVENASSLDLKTREGQARYIELFWNQFGKELGKRTYEFIKSKEAVNKLRDTILGGQPAGEDAARKIYDYVVRNFKNTSFLREGEEERAAKEKSKEKVKRSGPRRRRARRRRRRTRRWTTSSRTARATGETSCCSAPRSSAPPTWTLTRPGPAGATTPTSGGRSCSTSSTSRWWPSRTRAAGATWTPPPRTATTGRWRGTSRTPTSSSSPPRAPRSCWPPREKPSRTGWFAPSRAPSRGGPSRESSGSTTLETPTS
- a CDS encoding HAD family hydrolase, which produces MIEWIGFDADDTLWHNETLFHLTQERYVTLLSAYHPPTEIERKLFATEMRNLKDFGYGIKGFTLSMIETAIELTEGRIPAAQVREVLEFGRAMMRAPVELLEHARETVETLHESYPLLLVTKGDLFDQESKIARSGLSRFFRGIEILTAKTPEAYRDVLERYGIAPGRFLMVGNSLKSDVLPVLAIGGQAAHVEYPLCWEHEKVTESELEGKPFHRLASLADLPALVAAIGRVCSTTNLTNSH
- the recQ gene encoding DNA helicase RecQ: MTAREVLLEVFGFSAFLPHQEEVVDALVAGRDAFVVMPTGGGKSLCYQVPALVRPGTGVVVSPLISLMKDQVDALRANGVRAAAYNSALGEREARRTLARLHAGELDLLYIAPERLLTDAFLERLRDLPLALFAVDEAHCISMWGHDFRPEYLALSRLRDLFPGVPLAALTASADRQTRDDIVRKLGLEDALNVLASFDRPNIRYAVEAKHSPFQQLVKFLAARPYDAGIVYCLSRKRTEEVAAKLRGHGVSASAYHAGLADGVRRQVQEDFSRDRVRVVAATIAFGMGIDKSNVRFVVHYDLPKNVEGYYQETGRAGRDGLPAEALLLYSPGDLMAVKGLIEKGENPERVRIELHKLNAMAGLASSATCRRRALLAYFGEARDADCGNCDVCSSPPRRYDATVDAQKILSCVWRTGQRFGVNHVVDVLRGADTKKIRDFGHQRLSTYGIGKDRPGEAWKSLVRQLVHLGYLEVDLERFSALLLTPAARPVMRGTVALELTLPAEVLEPPAPGAAKKRGRAEAAVEAGVWAGAGAEPDEVLFQLLRKLRRQLAEEENVAPFIIFGDAALKQMAARRPATLDAFGRTPGVGAFKLRRYGPVFVELIQGYLRETGG
- a CDS encoding DUF3857 domain-containing protein codes for the protein MKARTRHLAASLLVALAALAPAGLRAEDKLPEWAVPLAAESVSGYDPVKHDAVCLMDYSEAVFDDQGVMTRTVREAFRILSAEGERHGVRALSAGPNLKIREFRGWVQEPNGKVAQVKMKDTTETQLLESSLFTEYKKRVASLPNVGKGAFVCFEYETEQRDYPPFLRWSFQGDIPTRHSELVVRVPPGAELTWKAYNIKDFQPISAAGTWVFRRKDVAALPTDEPCLPPRRDVAEQVAVRLHLRPGFAAKTWAEAADWYRGLTSARWPVPASVNALADEICEGAADDPEKVRRLCAWVQSQVRYVSVHIGLSGMIPTPSEEVCTSKFGDCKGKSFLLMHLLRSRGIPAWPVLCSSRGDGRPDPDFASLSDFNHCIVALKPADGATRFFDPTCETAGWPALPPGMRQAKGLLVREQGGELVTIDAPDLELSAEVKVDVTLAVSGFITAKVVETYRNGIMGGLRQDYREITELERRKKWQGWLSQRIPDVRLTALEWKNLFDPEKDLVIAYTVESNGVLRPTGSLWLFQPFFVIDVGKPVLTKPERQVPVDLGGSALVSVQEVTIRYPEGWKVEENLEALRKETDFGCFSVAVEEAPNRLVVRKRYQVKGTTLPVERYPDARDFFKAVQRAEQQEILFMAK
- a CDS encoding APC family permease; the encoded protein is MGEKPNQPGNGAPEDKRFRKLKLGAFVAVLYAYCAAGPFGFEEMVSTSGPGMTLLFLMVVPWLFSLPMSLAASELATAMPVEGGFYRWTRAAFGDFAGFLCGFWNWCGTFLMNAAYAVLLADYTAQVYPQVAHGWAHWLAALFFLLLVAWVNVRGIEVVGQLSVMLLVVVLVPVAVFTVLGFTRTAVNPFVPLVPPGKPWGEVYGVGLALGLWLYSGYEQLSTIIEEVDRPERNFPRGLAIMVPLAMVTFLLPTMAAIGAGADWAQWRTGHMVTAARTVGGETLALLMFGAAMLSVLLGLQSTLLSSTRLPFTLAEDGYFHPSFARLDERYRTPVQAIVLTTLFCAALAAFRVEELVATYMWLRVSTSTLTLLSLWRLRLTRPDLHRGFTVPGGRPGLAAVVGVPLLLFLWMLIHCGPDARLWGPACLSLGVAAYPLFGRRRGSASA